AGAAATTCGACGCGGCTATTCTCGACATGAACCTGCGCGGTGTCGTCAGCTTCGCGGTCGGCGACGAACTGATGGCCAAGGGCGTGCCCTTCATGTTCGTGACGGGCTACGGCTCGACGGTTGACGTGCCGCCATCGTTCAAGGACGTGCCCATCCTCACCAAGCCGGTGGATGACGGAACGCTCGCCGCGAGTCTGGCCGAGCTTTTGCCATCCGACCTGTCCCAGCCTTGACCGCGGCCGCCGATGGCGGGCGCATGCCGCCGGATGGGCCTGCGGGTGCGACGGTCGCGGCGGGCGCCCATTCGGCGCTGCGCGCGGCGACGGATGCGGCCCATGTCGAACTCGACACGAGCATGTCCGCCTTCGATCTGGCCACGCGCGAAGGCTACCGCCGATTTCTCGGCGTCCATGCGGCGGCACTTCCGCCACTGGAGGCGGCCCTGACGGCGGGCGGCTTTGCGGCCATCTGTCCCGGCTGGGCGCCACGCATGGCCCCACTGACCCAAGCGCTCGACCGCATGGCCATCCCGATGCCGCAGGCGCCTTCGCCCGAGCCGTTGGGGGCGGCGATGCTGTGGGGCGTGGCCTACGTACTCGAAGGTTCGCGACTGGGCGGCCGGATGCTGGCGCAGACGGTTCGGGGCGGCGAGGTGGGAGAGGACGCCGATGCGACGGCGTTCCTGACCGATCGCCCGCACCTCTCGTGGCCCGCGTTCAAAACGGCGCTCGGCGCGGCCCTGCCGGATCGGGCCGAGGTCGACGCGGCCATAGACGGGGCGCGGCTTGCGTTCGACCAGTATCTCGATGCCGTCCGTGTCGAGACCGCCGCCGGGTCCGTCACCGCCGCGGGGCCGCACCGCTAGCGCAGGATGTCGCGGCCCATCTGGCGGAAGAGGTCGACGTAATCCAGAAGCA
This portion of the uncultured Jannaschia sp. genome encodes:
- a CDS encoding biliverdin-producing heme oxygenase codes for the protein MPPDGPAGATVAAGAHSALRAATDAAHVELDTSMSAFDLATREGYRRFLGVHAAALPPLEAALTAGGFAAICPGWAPRMAPLTQALDRMAIPMPQAPSPEPLGAAMLWGVAYVLEGSRLGGRMLAQTVRGGEVGEDADATAFLTDRPHLSWPAFKTALGAALPDRAEVDAAIDGARLAFDQYLDAVRVETAAGSVTAAGPHR